In the genome of Schistocerca gregaria isolate iqSchGreg1 chromosome 11, iqSchGreg1.2, whole genome shotgun sequence, one region contains:
- the LOC126295039 gene encoding uncharacterized protein LOC126295039 — MKWNMTTLQTDDLRHHILSQSVHAVRQITRVTVGMVNCEWWRPVQFVDKPELQAQAAIFRERLSSYWRELAQLLSLGATHASQLLLPLAFERMGNHASDQQLHGWIKDMERVKDMLRTKLTGWVQDLQFASKQMEHYEVEGEKDRPGHLILRRPLLSDRLLRYQPWNLSSDDDFRALCKQRHPEASQMFSLADDLYAFSRVYWFAAAEYIDSYYEYHVKIVGKFITGTWPLHGYALTTVQLFEE; from the exons ATGAAATGGAACATGACAACGCTGCAAACAGATGATCTGAGGCATCATATCCTGTCCCAGTCAGTGCATGCTGTTCGACAAATCACAAGAGTCACGGTCGGCATGGTGAATTGTGAGTGGTGGCGTCCTGTTCAGTTTGTGGATAAACCTG AACTGCAGGCCCAGGCGGCTATTTTCCGGGAACGCCTCTCCAGCTACTGGCGGGAATTGGCGCAGCTGCTCTCACTCGGTGCGACGCACGCCTCACAGCTGTTGCTTCCCCTCGCATTCGAACGTATG GGTAACCACGCAAGTGATCAGCAACTCCACGGTTGGATTAAGGACAtggaacgtgtgaaagacatgctgcGCACGAAATTAACCGGATGGGTACAGGACTTGCAATTCGCCAGCAAACAGATGGAGCACTACGAGGTGGAGGGAGAGAAGGACAGACCAGGGCACTTGATACTCAG ACGGCCGCTGTTGAGTGACCGACTGCTGCGCTATCAGCCGTGGAACCTCTCCTCTGACGACGACTTCCGTGCGCTCTGCAAGCAGCGGCACCCAGAGGCGTCGCAAATGTTCAGCCTCGCTGACGATCTGTACGCCTTCAGCCGTGTCTACTGGTTCGCTGCAGCGGAGTACATCGATTCATACTACGAATATCATGTCAAGATTGTAGGTAAGTTTATTACTGGGACCTGGCCACTTCACGGTTATGCGCTGACAACTGTTCAGTTGTTCGAGGAATGA